The following proteins come from a genomic window of Gimesia chilikensis:
- a CDS encoding ABC transporter permease yields MKFPDMVSMSLLAIRRQKTRMVLSLVGVVIGSLMLLFALASRSGVQEAVMRVFSMSKQLRQIHVSQNWSTDEKAIPEENLKVEGDLDEARRARIRRMLIRHWQFEHRSESVGLTRERINKIEAFAHVETVHPRMSSYVSMIQGEREMKGMGDSVAVNEKVLQDRMLVGKVFESDNEPAILLNEFVAWKWGYISEPQLRELIGTKVRIEYRQGAEGVAYSLSQRSGGEVEFDKEELTALNSALDRIPTLIDQLEFSEEERAALKKAFQPTPAEPSQSVEPQEQIIAEEFTVVGIYRCPTESEVNDEVGLDSANGMADFLLPIKTATQFALRIPHIEKEGFYQATVQVDHESNLKAVSKQIRDLGLREYSLISLVEFIQEQVRQVTLIVSLVAIFALVISAVGIANTMVMSVVERTREIGIMKALGAREGQIQLLFLIEGALIGLIGGLCAVVIGLVIKIPIEMMTVSIMENQFNKTFAQENMIQFPLWLLAVVLGFSTFVTTLATILPARRAARIDPITALRHD; encoded by the coding sequence ATGAAGTTCCCTGATATGGTCTCCATGTCCCTGCTGGCCATCCGTCGGCAGAAAACCCGAATGGTGCTCTCACTGGTGGGCGTCGTGATTGGTTCGCTGATGCTGCTCTTTGCGCTCGCTTCGCGGAGCGGCGTGCAGGAGGCCGTGATGCGGGTCTTCAGTATGAGCAAACAGTTGCGACAGATCCACGTTTCACAGAACTGGAGCACTGACGAGAAAGCGATCCCAGAGGAGAATCTGAAAGTGGAAGGCGATCTGGACGAGGCCCGCCGTGCCCGGATTCGTCGAATGCTGATTCGCCACTGGCAATTCGAACATCGCAGTGAGAGTGTCGGACTCACACGGGAGCGGATTAATAAGATCGAAGCATTCGCACATGTCGAAACGGTCCATCCCAGGATGTCCAGTTATGTGTCAATGATCCAGGGTGAGCGGGAGATGAAGGGCATGGGCGATTCGGTCGCCGTGAACGAAAAAGTCTTACAGGACCGGATGCTGGTGGGCAAGGTCTTTGAGTCGGACAACGAACCGGCGATTCTGCTCAACGAGTTTGTCGCCTGGAAATGGGGATACATCTCAGAGCCCCAGCTGCGTGAGTTGATCGGCACCAAAGTCAGAATCGAATACCGCCAGGGAGCGGAAGGGGTAGCGTACTCGCTCTCACAGCGTAGCGGCGGCGAAGTTGAGTTCGATAAGGAAGAGTTAACGGCCTTAAACAGCGCACTGGATCGCATACCGACACTCATCGATCAGCTGGAATTTTCCGAAGAGGAACGCGCCGCGCTGAAGAAAGCATTTCAGCCGACACCTGCCGAACCGTCTCAATCAGTGGAGCCGCAGGAGCAAATTATCGCTGAGGAGTTTACGGTGGTGGGAATCTATCGCTGCCCAACCGAGAGCGAAGTCAATGATGAAGTAGGACTCGACAGCGCCAACGGTATGGCCGATTTCCTGCTGCCGATCAAAACCGCCACACAATTTGCGCTGCGTATACCGCACATTGAAAAAGAAGGCTTTTATCAAGCGACTGTGCAGGTTGATCATGAGTCGAACCTCAAAGCCGTCTCAAAACAGATTCGCGACCTGGGACTGCGGGAATATTCGCTGATCTCTTTAGTCGAATTCATTCAGGAACAGGTACGGCAGGTGACACTGATCGTCTCGCTGGTTGCGATTTTTGCGTTAGTCATCTCTGCAGTGGGCATCGCCAACACGATGGTCATGAGCGTCGTCGAACGCACACGGGAAATCGGCATTATGAAAGCGCTGGGAGCGCGCGAGGGACAGATTCAGCTGCTGTTTCTGATCGAAGGAGCCTTAATCGGATTGATAGGCGGCCTGTGCGCGGTGGTGATTGGCCTGGTAATCAAGATACCGATTGAAATGATGACCGTTTCGATTATGGAAAACCAGTTCAATAAAACCTTCGCGCAGGAGAACATGATCCAGTTCCCCCTGTGGCTGCTGGCGGTGGTGCTGGGGTTCAGCACATTCGTCACCACCCTGGCAACGATCCTGCCTGCACGCAGGGCAGCTCGCATCGACCCGATAACCGCCTTACGTCACGACTAA
- a CDS encoding polysaccharide deacetylase family protein: MTVLWSLVLSCSFLPLVQAENKKPAEKRYVIIHADDAGMSHSVNLATIEGMQKGIVSSASIMVPCPWFKEFAAYAKQNPEQDFGIHLTLNSEWKNYRWGPVASRDQVPSLLDEENYLWDNVGQVMQHVNVKDAEKELRAQIERARKFGVPLSHLDTHMGAVVSRPDLLEMYVNLGIEYQLPVLFVNNLDPKKYGVIAEKGKQLKEVLEKNGLPVLDELVQFYGEPDYEKRKQAYLEKIRELKPGVTQIIIHCGFNNQELQNITHSSSRRDGDRRVFTDPAVIKEVKDLGIEVITWKEFHEMAKQKLAQAE; this comes from the coding sequence ATGACTGTGCTGTGGTCCCTGGTTTTGAGTTGTAGTTTTCTCCCCCTGGTTCAGGCGGAAAACAAGAAGCCCGCCGAGAAACGCTACGTAATCATTCACGCCGATGACGCCGGCATGTCGCACTCGGTGAACCTCGCCACCATTGAAGGCATGCAGAAAGGCATCGTCTCCTCGGCCAGTATTATGGTGCCCTGTCCCTGGTTTAAAGAATTCGCCGCCTACGCGAAACAGAACCCCGAACAGGATTTCGGCATCCACCTGACGCTGAATTCCGAGTGGAAAAACTACCGCTGGGGACCGGTCGCCTCGCGGGATCAGGTACCTAGTCTGCTCGATGAAGAGAATTATCTCTGGGACAACGTCGGACAGGTGATGCAGCATGTGAACGTCAAGGATGCCGAGAAGGAACTGCGGGCGCAGATCGAACGGGCCCGCAAATTCGGCGTCCCCCTCTCACACCTGGATACCCACATGGGGGCAGTCGTCAGTCGGCCTGACCTCTTGGAGATGTACGTCAACCTGGGCATCGAGTATCAGCTGCCGGTCCTGTTTGTGAACAATCTCGATCCGAAAAAGTATGGCGTGATCGCGGAGAAGGGCAAACAGCTCAAGGAAGTCCTGGAAAAGAACGGGCTCCCCGTGCTCGATGAACTGGTTCAGTTTTATGGCGAACCCGACTACGAAAAGCGGAAGCAGGCTTACCTCGAAAAGATTCGCGAACTCAAGCCGGGAGTCACGCAGATCATCATTCACTGCGGATTTAACAACCAGGAACTGCAGAACATCACCCACAGTTCCTCCCGTCGCGATGGCGATCGCCGCGTGTTTACCGATCCCGCGGTCATCAAAGAGGTCAAGGATCTGGGCATCGAAGTCATTACCTGGAAAGAGTTCCATGAGATGGCCAAACAGAAACTCGCCCAGGCCGAATAG
- a CDS encoding acetylxylan esterase — MKRWSVCRVLLLLIILSGSSPLFLQAEPIPRELQRWLTPQNWQRDTDGPILELGRPGTYDDTHIFAPCVSLEQGTYSLWYCGSSGSVQDRMFVLGRADSNDGIHFNKNRQNPVFSFGDGEHSVLTPTLLRSANGQTLRENGRLRMWFSATDFHDETALHQLYEADSLNGSEWSEAGSDNLKHVYAPTILKTGRTYQMWFTDVSQDPWCIRHASSLDGSKWRVSPDAVLELDQNWESGRLFYPTVLKLGDAYLMWYGSYWTERENTTALGFAVSIDGLNWYKHPQNPVLRPNAGRPWESHYVTSQSVMQLPDGRFRIWYASRKQPPFLNKYFAINTAYWEGPAQAETKPPTRPAKVAFPEWRAESQAELKAMLGIPEQKVALESEKRGELERDGLVIEKWVFTSEPGSKIPAVVYRSKQIKAPAPAIVLTYGHGGSKSQWQYNYAAQAYAKAGLVCLAMDPIGEEERHIQGRLGTRAHDPKSVHERAWNAGRPIMGKLVFDTMRGIDFLQERKDVDPSRIGVAGNSLGGAVASWMAALEPRIKMAIVSGWAYDNVTLRSKYCTKVPNQRMRERFTWPEFLSLAAPNCAVLVMNGDADWIIDSDNDGTAWRGTRAVVEQAGRVYADQGAEGKVKAWFEAGGGHRPYMSHPDALLWIQQHLGTPALTVQQIKTMPTVNSGRWCDAQQIKLERLYGTDLHQRGATLADFGLTLIDRSQLACLKPEERGTPEFTLEGWLSQIERNK, encoded by the coding sequence ATGAAACGTTGGTCCGTTTGTCGTGTTCTGCTTCTCCTAATCATTCTCTCTGGCAGTAGCCCCCTCTTCTTACAAGCAGAACCGATCCCGCGGGAATTACAACGCTGGCTCACCCCTCAAAACTGGCAGCGCGATACTGACGGACCGATCCTGGAACTGGGACGCCCGGGCACTTACGACGATACACACATTTTCGCCCCCTGCGTGAGCCTGGAACAGGGAACCTATTCCCTCTGGTACTGTGGTTCGAGCGGTTCCGTGCAGGATCGCATGTTTGTTCTGGGACGGGCGGACAGTAATGATGGCATCCATTTCAACAAGAACCGGCAGAATCCGGTCTTTTCCTTTGGAGATGGCGAGCACTCCGTATTAACGCCTACCCTGCTCCGTTCAGCCAACGGTCAGACGCTGCGTGAAAACGGGCGACTGCGGATGTGGTTCTCTGCGACAGACTTCCATGACGAAACAGCCCTGCATCAGTTATACGAAGCGGACAGCCTGAACGGATCGGAATGGAGCGAGGCGGGTTCTGATAATCTCAAACACGTTTACGCGCCGACCATTCTCAAAACCGGACGTACGTACCAGATGTGGTTTACCGATGTGTCGCAGGATCCCTGGTGCATCCGGCATGCGTCGAGCCTGGATGGAAGCAAGTGGCGGGTCTCTCCTGATGCGGTACTGGAGCTTGATCAGAACTGGGAATCGGGGCGGCTGTTTTATCCGACGGTTCTCAAGCTGGGCGATGCTTACCTGATGTGGTACGGCAGTTACTGGACAGAGCGGGAGAATACGACCGCACTGGGATTCGCGGTGAGCATCGATGGACTCAACTGGTATAAGCATCCGCAAAACCCGGTGCTGCGTCCGAATGCAGGGCGTCCCTGGGAATCGCATTACGTCACCAGTCAGTCGGTGATGCAGCTGCCCGATGGCCGCTTTCGCATCTGGTATGCCAGCCGCAAGCAGCCGCCGTTTCTGAATAAATATTTCGCCATCAACACCGCATACTGGGAAGGGCCCGCGCAAGCAGAAACGAAACCGCCGACTCGTCCAGCGAAGGTCGCGTTCCCCGAATGGCGAGCGGAAAGCCAAGCCGAGCTCAAAGCCATGCTGGGGATTCCGGAACAGAAAGTCGCGCTGGAAAGCGAAAAGCGGGGTGAGCTGGAACGGGATGGCCTGGTCATCGAAAAATGGGTCTTCACCAGCGAGCCGGGGTCAAAAATTCCCGCGGTCGTGTATCGCTCTAAACAAATCAAAGCACCTGCGCCGGCGATCGTTTTGACGTATGGTCACGGAGGAAGCAAGAGCCAGTGGCAGTACAATTACGCGGCACAAGCCTATGCGAAAGCGGGGCTCGTCTGCCTGGCCATGGATCCGATTGGGGAAGAAGAGCGGCACATTCAGGGGCGACTGGGCACGCGGGCCCACGATCCGAAGTCTGTGCATGAGCGGGCCTGGAATGCCGGGCGTCCGATCATGGGTAAGCTGGTCTTCGACACAATGCGGGGGATCGATTTCCTGCAGGAACGGAAAGACGTGGACCCGAGCCGCATTGGCGTCGCGGGGAATTCTCTGGGGGGTGCCGTCGCGAGCTGGATGGCGGCACTGGAGCCGCGAATCAAAATGGCCATCGTCTCCGGCTGGGCATATGACAATGTGACGCTGCGGAGCAAATATTGCACGAAAGTTCCCAATCAGCGGATGCGCGAACGGTTCACCTGGCCTGAGTTTCTGTCACTGGCCGCCCCCAACTGTGCCGTCCTGGTGATGAATGGCGATGCTGACTGGATCATCGACTCCGACAACGACGGGACCGCCTGGCGCGGGACGCGGGCTGTCGTCGAGCAGGCCGGGCGAGTCTATGCCGACCAGGGAGCTGAGGGAAAGGTGAAGGCCTGGTTCGAAGCGGGAGGCGGCCATCGCCCTTATATGTCTCATCCGGATGCCCTGCTCTGGATTCAGCAACACCTGGGAACACCTGCACTGACAGTGCAGCAGATCAAAACCATGCCAACCGTCAATTCCGGACGCTGGTGTGATGCGCAGCAGATCAAACTGGAGCGACTGTACGGCACCGACCTGCATCAGCGGGGGGCCACGCTGGCGGACTTTGGGCTGACGCTCATCGATCGCAGCCAGCTGGCGTGCCTCAAACCGGAGGAAAGAGGCACACCAGAGTTTACGCTGGAAGGCTGGCTGTCACAGATTGAACGCAACAAATAG
- a CDS encoding sialate O-acetylesterase, with protein sequence MNCTSAKRLAATVLALSCLYLMNLNEAQAKIKLPAIIGDHMVLQQGQQNPLWGWDEPGTKVTVTVDGQSHTATADDKGKWRVNLEPLKVGGPYEITIKGSDSVTLKDVLAGEVWICSGQSNMAWTVANANDGDLEIMTANYPKIRLISVPQVGTQEAQDDFNGKWEACSPATVPNFSAVGYFFGRQLYQTLNVPIGLIDNAWGGSSAEAWVNRKRLEDEPAFKAMLEKWKKTEETYNHDQAVAAYNKRLDQWKAAAKNAKAAGKNPPNRPRAPRNPLTGNHRPANIYNGVLHPTIGYGIKGVIWYQGESNAGRAYQYRKLFPFMIQNWRDEWKQGDFPFYWVQLADFRAEKPEPADSDWAELREAQTMTMSKLPNTGEAVILNLGEASDIHPKNKQDVAKRLARWALAKDYGVDIVHQSPQYKSMEIKGNKAILTFDHVGGGLDTFDVTTPIGFTIAGEDKTFVKANAKIVGKDKIEVWSDAVAKPVSVRYAWADNPVCNVQNKEGLPLTPFRTDDWKGVTAGVE encoded by the coding sequence ATGAATTGTACTTCCGCGAAACGACTTGCAGCTACAGTGCTTGCACTCAGCTGTCTGTATCTGATGAATCTCAACGAGGCGCAGGCCAAAATCAAACTGCCTGCCATTATTGGCGACCATATGGTCCTGCAACAGGGGCAGCAGAACCCGCTCTGGGGCTGGGACGAACCCGGCACGAAAGTAACCGTTACCGTCGATGGCCAGTCTCACACCGCTACCGCCGATGACAAAGGGAAATGGCGGGTTAATCTGGAACCACTGAAAGTCGGTGGTCCTTACGAAATCACCATCAAGGGGAGCGACAGCGTTACCCTGAAAGACGTCCTCGCCGGCGAAGTCTGGATCTGCTCCGGTCAGTCAAACATGGCCTGGACAGTCGCTAATGCCAACGATGGTGATCTGGAAATCATGACCGCCAACTACCCCAAAATCCGATTGATATCGGTTCCGCAGGTGGGAACACAGGAAGCCCAGGATGACTTTAACGGCAAGTGGGAAGCCTGCTCGCCCGCAACCGTTCCGAACTTCTCTGCCGTCGGTTACTTCTTTGGTCGCCAGCTGTACCAGACTCTGAATGTTCCCATCGGGCTGATTGATAATGCCTGGGGTGGTTCTTCTGCTGAAGCCTGGGTCAACCGGAAGCGTCTCGAAGACGAACCTGCTTTCAAAGCCATGCTGGAAAAATGGAAAAAAACGGAAGAGACCTACAATCACGACCAGGCTGTCGCCGCTTACAACAAACGGCTCGATCAGTGGAAAGCCGCTGCGAAGAACGCCAAAGCTGCCGGCAAGAATCCTCCCAACCGTCCCCGTGCTCCGCGAAACCCGCTGACCGGCAACCATCGTCCGGCCAACATTTACAACGGCGTACTGCATCCGACCATCGGTTATGGCATCAAGGGTGTGATCTGGTACCAGGGAGAATCGAATGCGGGCCGGGCTTACCAGTATCGTAAGCTGTTCCCCTTCATGATTCAGAACTGGCGAGACGAGTGGAAACAGGGCGATTTCCCCTTCTACTGGGTTCAGCTGGCTGACTTCCGTGCTGAAAAACCGGAACCAGCCGACAGTGACTGGGCCGAACTGCGTGAAGCCCAGACCATGACCATGAGCAAGCTGCCGAACACCGGTGAAGCCGTGATTCTGAACCTGGGTGAAGCATCCGACATTCATCCCAAGAACAAACAGGATGTGGCCAAACGCCTGGCCCGCTGGGCGCTGGCTAAAGATTACGGCGTTGATATCGTCCACCAGAGTCCGCAGTACAAATCGATGGAAATCAAAGGCAACAAAGCCATCCTGACCTTCGACCATGTGGGCGGCGGACTGGATACGTTCGACGTCACTACTCCCATCGGATTCACGATCGCTGGTGAAGACAAGACATTTGTCAAAGCCAACGCCAAAATCGTAGGCAAAGACAAAATCGAAGTCTGGAGCGATGCCGTCGCCAAACCTGTTTCTGTCCGTTACGCCTGGGCCGACAACCCGGTCTGCAACGTACAGAACAAGGAAGGCCTGCCGCTGACCCCCTTCCGTACAGATGACTGGAAGGGCGTAACAGCCGGTGTTGAGTAA
- a CDS encoding CDP-alcohol phosphatidyltransferase family protein encodes MISHKNAPQPRVSVYASGEQSMMDASQARRQRFFLPILKLCVRSGITPNLLTGLSLLCGIGFCFTFGQSWEGARLVALGLLFLHVLLDGIDGPLARFMGTAGNRGSFTDTTADQLVVAFTTITLIHFDVVHATVGGLYLLFYTLVVVFAMIRSSLAIPYSWLVRPRFIVYAWIPIDVYFLPGTLNYLLWLCMLPLAWKSITGFYKIRKQL; translated from the coding sequence ATGATTTCTCATAAAAATGCCCCCCAGCCCCGCGTCTCCGTCTATGCCAGCGGCGAACAATCAATGATGGACGCGTCACAGGCACGCAGGCAGCGTTTTTTTCTGCCGATTTTGAAGCTGTGTGTCCGCTCCGGGATCACGCCGAATCTGCTGACCGGCCTCTCACTGCTGTGTGGCATCGGGTTCTGCTTTACTTTTGGGCAAAGCTGGGAAGGAGCGCGGCTGGTTGCGCTGGGACTGCTGTTTTTGCATGTGCTGCTGGACGGCATTGATGGCCCCCTGGCCCGTTTCATGGGAACGGCGGGGAATCGCGGTTCATTTACCGATACGACCGCAGACCAGTTAGTCGTTGCTTTTACGACGATTACACTGATTCATTTTGATGTGGTCCATGCCACTGTCGGGGGCTTATATCTGCTGTTTTATACGCTGGTCGTGGTTTTCGCGATGATTCGCAGTTCGCTGGCCATTCCCTACAGCTGGCTGGTTCGTCCCCGGTTTATCGTCTATGCATGGATTCCCATTGATGTTTACTTCCTGCCGGGCACGCTGAATTACCTGCTCTGGTTATGCATGCTGCCCCTGGCCTGGAAATCGATCACCGGATTTTACAAAATCCGGAAACAACTCTGA
- a CDS encoding DUF1559 domain-containing protein, protein MLNSMSRKRGFTLIELLVVIAIIAILIALLLPAVQQAREAARRSTCKNNLKQLGLAFHNYHDTHRVLPPAAINPGSANCTSVFSTNNIMNHTCFQMILPFLDQAPLYNLYNWSIPSGPAMHSSCGHTAPPTTANQFGLLDSTLSIFICPSESGNPKGTTSTAGSYTSNGAHRTSYGVAANQYDSDKVSSFQGDTYSKKAALGLNGSARISAIKDGTSNTMLLIETPFEKTTSGSDVYVGFGPYWDTYTHTNSIRPTGQGINRPRNAAYSQRVYGWGAGSSHTGGVHILLADGAVRFLSENADMTSVVQSLISASGGEVIGEF, encoded by the coding sequence GTGTTGAATTCTATGTCCCGTAAGCGTGGCTTCACCCTGATTGAGCTGCTCGTTGTGATTGCCATCATTGCGATTTTGATCGCGCTTCTGCTTCCCGCCGTACAACAGGCACGTGAAGCAGCCCGTCGCAGTACCTGCAAAAACAATCTGAAACAGCTGGGGCTCGCGTTTCACAATTATCATGATACGCACCGCGTCCTGCCCCCCGCAGCGATTAATCCTGGCAGTGCAAACTGCACGTCAGTTTTTTCCACTAATAACATCATGAATCACACCTGTTTCCAGATGATTCTGCCGTTCCTGGACCAGGCACCACTTTACAATCTCTATAACTGGTCGATTCCCAGTGGACCTGCCATGCATTCCAGCTGTGGACATACCGCGCCACCCACCACTGCCAATCAGTTTGGTCTGCTCGACTCAACGCTTTCGATTTTTATCTGTCCTTCTGAAAGCGGAAATCCCAAAGGCACCACGAGCACTGCCGGCAGCTACACGTCCAACGGTGCGCATCGCACCAGTTATGGTGTCGCCGCGAATCAGTATGACTCAGATAAAGTCAGCTCTTTCCAGGGAGACACCTATTCCAAAAAAGCCGCACTGGGCCTGAATGGATCAGCCAGAATTTCTGCGATCAAAGATGGAACCAGTAACACCATGCTGTTGATCGAAACTCCGTTTGAAAAAACGACCAGCGGATCTGACGTTTATGTCGGCTTCGGTCCTTACTGGGATACGTACACCCATACCAATTCCATCCGTCCCACCGGTCAGGGCATCAATCGTCCCCGGAATGCAGCCTATAGCCAGCGGGTTTATGGTTGGGGCGCTGGTAGTTCACACACCGGTGGCGTACATATTCTCCTGGCTGACGGAGCCGTCCGCTTCCTGAGTGAAAATGCCGACATGACTTCCGTCGTGCAATCGCTGATTTCTGCCAGCGGCGGTGAAGTCATCGGCGAATTCTAA
- a CDS encoding sodium:solute symporter family transporter: protein MHTLDYGVILAYLLVSVGLGIYFGRNQTRQEFFAAGNSMGWLPVGLSVMATLFSANSFVMYPSIAYGSGLRISLFLISISLMAPLVLWVFIPIYARLKCQTAYEYLERRYHVSVRSLASGLFIFLRIGWMASATYAASVVLANVMQVDQTMVIVVLGIVSIFYTMLGGLRAVMWTDVMQFFIFSLTILLTLGLILSQTEGGVSGVISTYFEGRSNVLIDFTPSMTLEYGSWALLIGLFLEGLSAFGADQVAVQRYIAARSERTSQIGFMINILGMWTVVPGLLAIGIGLYSHYQHFPEEMVSVLATELDGQLPDWRTDGAPGISVPEYYQSYPQYVAEDIRALNKQDQALPQYVRLHFPPGVIGLFLVALMAAVMSSIDSGIHSVTTALMVDFRDRHLPHWKPENNKIEVLQDRALVVLIGILSVFLACNVGEMGDVFAIGKKMTAGFGGPLLAVFVLALFFKNTTTAGVWVGTFVGAVITIALMYLYSDWFSVWYWPIGFGLSLIIGLGVSLVSNLIHGSPSSRDSEEEPLTFWNVVRSQQTLSQESSE from the coding sequence ATGCATACGCTTGATTATGGTGTTATTCTGGCCTACCTGCTGGTCTCCGTGGGCCTGGGGATCTACTTCGGTCGCAATCAGACCCGGCAGGAATTTTTTGCCGCCGGAAATTCGATGGGCTGGCTGCCCGTCGGTCTGAGTGTGATGGCGACGCTGTTTTCCGCCAACAGTTTCGTGATGTACCCCTCCATCGCGTATGGCAGCGGTCTGCGGATCAGCCTGTTTCTGATTTCGATTTCACTGATGGCGCCGCTGGTGCTCTGGGTCTTCATTCCCATTTATGCCCGCCTCAAATGTCAGACCGCTTATGAATACCTGGAACGCCGCTATCATGTGTCGGTCCGTTCCCTGGCCAGCGGACTCTTTATTTTTCTCAGAATCGGCTGGATGGCTTCCGCAACCTATGCCGCCTCGGTTGTTCTGGCCAACGTGATGCAGGTCGATCAGACCATGGTCATCGTCGTCCTCGGTATCGTCTCCATTTTTTATACGATGCTCGGCGGTCTGCGGGCTGTAATGTGGACCGACGTGATGCAGTTCTTCATTTTCAGTCTTACAATTCTGCTGACACTCGGCCTGATTTTAAGCCAGACCGAAGGGGGCGTCTCGGGTGTCATTTCGACTTACTTCGAGGGACGCAGCAATGTGCTGATCGATTTCACCCCCTCGATGACACTCGAATACGGCAGTTGGGCGCTGCTCATCGGTCTCTTTCTGGAAGGACTTTCCGCATTTGGTGCAGACCAGGTTGCCGTCCAGCGCTACATCGCCGCCCGTTCCGAACGAACGTCCCAGATCGGTTTCATGATTAACATTCTCGGCATGTGGACCGTAGTCCCCGGCCTGCTGGCCATCGGGATCGGCCTGTACTCGCACTACCAGCACTTCCCCGAAGAGATGGTCTCGGTGCTTGCCACCGAACTGGATGGACAACTGCCCGACTGGCGGACTGATGGGGCACCCGGCATCTCGGTCCCCGAATACTATCAGTCGTATCCTCAATATGTGGCCGAAGACATTCGAGCCCTGAATAAGCAGGACCAGGCACTGCCGCAGTATGTCCGCCTGCATTTTCCTCCCGGGGTCATTGGTCTGTTTCTGGTAGCTTTGATGGCAGCCGTGATGTCGAGTATCGACTCGGGCATTCACTCTGTAACAACCGCGCTGATGGTTGATTTCCGCGATCGCCACCTGCCACACTGGAAACCGGAGAATAATAAAATCGAAGTTCTGCAGGACCGGGCACTGGTCGTGCTGATCGGAATTCTCTCGGTGTTCCTCGCCTGTAACGTTGGTGAGATGGGTGACGTGTTTGCGATCGGCAAAAAAATGACTGCCGGTTTTGGGGGACCGTTACTGGCGGTCTTCGTACTGGCCCTGTTTTTCAAGAATACGACGACCGCCGGCGTCTGGGTGGGAACCTTTGTAGGGGCGGTCATTACCATTGCCCTGATGTATCTTTACTCGGACTGGTTTTCGGTCTGGTACTGGCCCATCGGTTTTGGCTTGAGTCTGATCATCGGCCTGGGCGTGAGCCTGGTCTCCAACCTGATTCACGGATCTCCTTCCAGCAGGGACTCGGAAGAGGAACCGCTCACTTTTTGGAATGTTGTGCGAAGTCAACAGACGCTTTCTCAGGAATCCAGCGAGTAA
- a CDS encoding carboxypeptidase-like regulatory domain-containing protein — protein MKHRAIEKKIVGCLLAVVALTACSGGESLPDLATVTGTVSLDGNPLPAANVLFQPQQGKTAFAMTDENGKFELMYNQDVTGATPGNYTVKISKEKNPEEPGNELLPAKYNEKTTLTADVKADQENDFQFDLKTK, from the coding sequence ATGAAACACAGAGCGATTGAGAAAAAAATCGTCGGCTGCCTGCTGGCAGTCGTAGCATTGACGGCTTGTTCCGGCGGCGAATCGCTGCCCGATCTGGCTACAGTAACGGGAACCGTGAGTCTGGATGGAAATCCACTGCCGGCGGCCAATGTACTTTTCCAGCCCCAGCAGGGAAAAACGGCCTTCGCGATGACCGATGAAAACGGAAAATTCGAACTGATGTATAACCAGGATGTCACTGGAGCAACTCCTGGAAATTATACCGTCAAAATTTCGAAAGAAAAAAATCCGGAAGAACCCGGCAATGAACTGCTTCCGGCCAAATACAACGAGAAGACGACTCTGACTGCCGATGTCAAAGCCGATCAGGAAAACGATTTTCAGTTTGATCTGAAAACCAAATAA
- a CDS encoding ABC transporter ATP-binding protein, giving the protein MPHDASDILVELTDVSKAYGQTQAAVNALSHVSFAVRRGERVALLGKSGSGKSTLLNLIAGLDRPTSGQICVAGKMLSELPPAEMADYRRECVGMIFQAFNLIPWRTALQNVELPLVFDRWEKSKRMMAAEEALAAVGLAARTQHRPSELSGGEQQRVAIARALMNGPELLLADEPTGNLDSSTAGEILESLRRFTDNSATATILVTHDEELAYRFATRVLHMQDGRLDRDSGADH; this is encoded by the coding sequence ATGCCGCACGATGCCAGCGATATTCTTGTCGAACTTACCGATGTCTCGAAGGCATACGGTCAAACTCAGGCCGCTGTGAACGCGTTGAGTCACGTTTCGTTTGCTGTGCGACGAGGTGAACGGGTGGCCCTGCTGGGAAAATCGGGATCGGGCAAATCGACGCTGCTGAATCTGATTGCAGGGCTGGATCGTCCCACGAGCGGGCAAATTTGCGTGGCGGGAAAGATGCTCTCTGAGCTTCCCCCGGCGGAGATGGCCGACTATCGGCGAGAGTGTGTGGGGATGATTTTTCAGGCCTTTAACCTCATCCCGTGGCGTACGGCGTTACAGAACGTGGAATTGCCTCTGGTATTTGACCGCTGGGAAAAGTCGAAACGCATGATGGCTGCAGAAGAGGCATTAGCGGCTGTCGGCTTAGCCGCACGAACCCAGCATCGGCCCAGTGAACTCTCGGGGGGTGAGCAGCAGCGGGTGGCGATTGCGCGAGCACTGATGAACGGGCCGGAGCTGCTGCTGGCGGATGAACCAACGGGCAATCTCGATTCGTCGACCGCAGGGGAGATCCTCGAATCACTCCGCCGCTTCACTGATAATTCCGCGACAGCGACGATACTGGTCACGCATGATGAAGAACTGGCCTACCGTTTTGCCACGCGCGTGCTGCACATGCAGGATGGTCGACTGGACCGCGATTCGGGGGCTGACCACTGA